The Balaenoptera musculus isolate JJ_BM4_2016_0621 chromosome 6, mBalMus1.pri.v3, whole genome shotgun sequence nucleotide sequence CCCTGGAAGTACCTCTTCACGGCCAGTGTAGGGCCCGTCATTCCCAGGGCAGATTCTTCCTCTCCCATCACCTGCACCAAGCAGGCGTCCAGGTCCTCCAGCTGCTGATGGAGTCCAGTGTGGAGTTTGTCCAGGAGGGAGGTGTCCCAGGTGGCAGAAGAGTGCTCTGTGTGGAAGAGGTGGAAGATCTGCTGGAACATCTTATGGAGGACAGAGATGGCCTGGGCCTTCTGGAGCTGACTGCCATCCACTGTCTGCCAGAGATGTCCTTCACTCAGGAGATTAGAGAGATCCTCCTCATTTGTCTCAGAAGCATCAGGTCTTCCTGTGAACCAATCCATGCCTCTGAGACAGGTTACAGCTCAGGGAACATATGCTGCTACAGCTAACCACCAAGTGGGCCATCAGACAGGGTGGGCATTGAGGGTCTTGGGGATGCTGATAGCCTGGAtgaggtgtgtgtctgtgtgaatcCTGGCCCCTAGTTTCTCTGAAGTCCTTTCTATAAATGTCtcttaaatataatattgtaatgtttcattttctggatgtttctggatgtttattctttttttctcctttcctttatgTATGCTCTAAATAGATTGGAATAGATTAGAAGACATCAATCATTTACATTATTGTTTTCACCATTTCTGTTTAACTTGCCGAAAATCTTCAGATGTTTGAATGTAAATGAATTGAAAGCTTTCAAATGAGAAAAGTCTCTTGGTTAAAATCAAAAGTATGCAAACAGTTCTCCTTGCTAAGAACAAAATTTTACCTCTGATCCTGGGCTCTGGTTTTGccctctttatttcctttgtcaGCCAAGCTGCCTCAGTTCTCTGGATTTATCCTCTTAAGAAAGGACttacttgggaattccctggtggtctagtggttaggactctgcgctctcaactgccaagggcctgggtttgatgcctggtcgtggaactaagatcccacatgccctgtaGTGCggccaaaagcaaaagaaaggattTACTAGACCTGTTTGACAAGTAACTCCCTTAGGAGAAAGGTCTATGTCTTGTTCACAATTTTATCATTATCTAGGGTCCATATTAATTACTCAAGACaaaattattaatgaataatACACTCAGATTTTGTGTACAGAAAGTATGACCAGGTGGCAGTGCTTCACTAGGGCCTCAAGACCAGAAATGCAACTGGCATTTTCCACTCTTTTAACATGTTCCTACTAATGACTCTTCAGGTTGTTCTCCATATCCATGGctggtttcttcatttttttagctGCACGTGGGCATTTCAGTTCTAATTCCAAGCCCCACAACATGTTTATCCTTCACGGTACCACCTCCCCTCACCCATTAGCACATGTTTAATCTCACCTTCTGGCTCAGTGTGCACACAAGCCACACATTGTCCAATTGACTCTCACTAACTCACTCTTTAAATGAGCTGCCATTGAGTCAGCTCATCACACTTTCAACTTTTAGCAAAACTTCACTGGAGGGTAATTGCTTTTGTCCCCAAAACAATCAACTGCCCTAGACCCAAcaatgtttctgtgaaaaatcccTCTTCTTTTCATTGGGTACTCAGGTGTCAAATATTTCCATAGCTTCCAGATGACACAAGCCAAACATTatgcactctgtgtgtgtgtgtgtgtgcaaggaGCATGGGTTTGGGTaagtcatcctttttttttttttcacctttaccTTAAATGAATTTTACTTTGCTAAATGTTGATTTCTGTATTGAATTTAATTCATTAAACTCTTGAATACTCATTATGTTCTTAAGTTTCTGAGCTGGCCACAGGAATTCAATGATGATTTACCGTTAGAAGCTTATATTGAAGTATTTAATTACTGTCCCTAGATTATTCAGTGACTACATTTCTGCTGAACTTCTTTACTCATCATTTTTTGTCTCACAGTGAAAATGCAGGGCAGTGAGGCAAGTACATGATGCTAGAGAAAACTAGCCATCTTTGCCTTACTAGTTTCAgagtctttaaatttttatatgttcattttaatttagtatttttctGGGCAGCAATTGTCTTGCTCTTCTGAAttactttctattttatcttGAGGTTAGTCCCAAAATAAGGAggtaaaatggaaacataaaggGCCTGTACCATTATTTTCCATAATGTTCAATACTTCATTGGTTTCCTTCTCCATTCAACTTTCTTAGAAAGCTGTCATTGCACTTGGATGcactgaggcaaaaggaaaacaaatgtaaatataactATGATGAGAGTAAGAGAAGTAAAGTGACTCCCAGGGTGAAACAATTACAATGGGAGTTCTTCTCTTGTCACCCTTCCACCTACTTCAGTATGGTTTATGCTCATTAATTCCATCAAATCACCTCTCATCTGTTTCCCCAAGTAGTGGATGGTTTCAATCCACAGAGCAGCTGACTGACATTCGACATCCTATTAATCAAAAGAATGATAATTATCATTGTAAGTAATTAAATgtcatgatttaaaataaataaaatattagacatATTAATATGATTTGCCAATATATCAAACCCATGAAATCTATCCAGAgattaatatactttaaaaagagaaaattatgcagaaaaaaaatccacaattgTTTCTAGTTCCCACTTTATTTCTCTCCTGCATTTCAGAAGGCAGATCTCCCAGATGATATATATATTGTCACTAACTTCTCTTCTCTTATTCACCCTTCCTCCAGTGTGGTTTCTGGTGATTAATTCTCCAAACCAGCTCTCATTAAGATCTCCAATGACATCTATTTTCACGATGTACTGAGCAGTTTCAATCCACGTTTGGAATGATGCAATTCTGAAAGCAATTTTAGTCTTTTAAATAGGCTCTTATCACCGTTCCCTTTTATCCTATTAACTTATGGCCATTCTACCTCTGTCTCTCTGGTGGCTCTTTCCTCCTTTTACTAGTTGAAGGTTCTATGAGTCAATTTTAAGTCCTTTTCTCATTCTATTCATTCTTCACACATAACTACTTCTGTTCCTTGGCTTTCAGTTCATGGAATTGCTTGTAAATTGCAGGCTCAAAAATCCATTTTCCAAAGGACATTTGCACTTGGATGTTGGCCCCTCAAATGTAGAGGATATTGactgcttttgttattatttcctgaCATACCTTGCTCCAGCTACTGctgagaaattcatttttttctacttcttctcAGTATAACATTTATATAACTAATATTAATTATGATTATTGTTTTTAGTCTGGTTTCTCTACAGAAATCAACAATACAAGAAAGTACAGTTGAATTTGTTACATTCACCTCTGTGTCCTGAGAGCAGCATAAAACCTGGCTTAGAGGAAGTCTCTTTTTACTTATAACTTGAATAACATAGTAATGGGTAGTGAACTGTACTATGCATTCTTTAATCAGGTTACAATCAGatgtggtgttttttttcttcttttcaggaaAGCTAAAcgttttaactttctttttttgtttgcttgtttattgaaggatagttgatttacaatgttttattaatttctggtgtacagcaaggtgattcagttatacatatatatattctttttcatattcttttccattgtggtttattaaaAGGTACTGAATATacttccctatgctatacagtaggaccttgttgtttatctgttttatatatagtagtttatacctgctaatcccaaactcctaatttatcccttctcccctttcccctgtggtaaccatgagttttttatgtctgtgactctgtttctgttttgtaaataagttcatttgtatcatattttaaattccgcatataagtgatatgtatttgtctttctctgacttacttcacttagtatgatagtctctaggtccatccgtgttgctgcaaatgacattatttcattcttttttatggctgagtagtattcattgtgtgtgtgtgtgtgtgtgtgtatacaccaagatgtaatttttttaaaataataaacatacaaGAAGTTTTCTATAGCAAAAAGAAtttaatgaacaaagaaaataataagttgACTAAATACAAAGAATGTATCTTTTCTCTGAAACTACAGTGTAAATGTGCACATAATatatgaacaaaaataattttaatatttgtaaatagttaaataaataaatatttaaatagataaatagatcagCATGGGCATCTTTGAGGAACTAGTGCCTGTAGAGTAGAACACCATGTTGCTTAATATTCCTGAAGACATTTGACAAATTAATTCAATTCAGAGCAtgatgagagcagaaatgagaGTCTTTGACATGGCAGCACAGGTGGAAGTGTGGTCTTGTTAGGCAGTGAGAATCATTTCCGTGTTGAAGCAGGTGTGTGTCATTCCTTCCTCCTGAGTCTTTCTTGCAAGTTTGTTGATGAAGAGAAGGATCTCATGACTTCTGCTCTGACAATCTCCCAGGCACAAGGGCTGTATTTCTTCTCTTGCAGATAGACAGTGATTCTGTGGAAGTATTTCCTCACAGCCAGGATGGAGTCCTCCTTCAGCAGGGGAGTCCCTTCCAGCCCCGCCTCCTGCATCACACAGGCTTGCAGGTCAGTGAGCTGCTGATAAAGTGCAGTGCAGAACTTGTCCAGGAGGGTCTCATCCCAAGCGGCAGCCGAGCCCTCCGTGCTGAAGAGCTGGAAGGTCTGCTGGATCGTCTCATGGACGACAGCGATGGCTTGAGCCTTCTGGAACTGGTTGCCACCAAACGCCTCCTGGGGGAATCCAAAGTCCTTTCTGTCCTTCAGGCAGGAGAAGGGGGAGATTCTCCTCATTTGTTGCAGGAGCATCAGGTTCCTCCTGCTAGCCAGGCTGTGGGTCTGAGGCAGGTCGCAGCCCAGAGAGCAGGTGGAGTTGCAGCTGAGCAGCACCAGGGCCAGGAGGAAGGACAAGGTTGGGGCCATCGGGGACCTTGTAGATGCTGCTGGCCTGGCTGAGGTGGGGACTCTGTGAACCCTGCTCTCTAGGTTCTCTGAAGACCTTCCTTCAGGCCTGGGTCTTAAATAGGGacatattcatttccattttctgaatgtttcttcttactttctacttctgtttttgcttttcattttgcaCTCTCCAAATGGGTTAGGGCAACGTTTCTCggccattattttttccattattgcctcctcttcccctgcccaCAGAGCCTTTTTAGATAGTTTTTTCCTAATTGCCCCCCCATGAAAGTTTGAAAACACATATGTACTGGGTATCTATTTATATACTCCATGAATATCtgtatacataaaaaagaaagtgaaaattttactgtttttattcaaTGGAGggttaagaatgaaaaaaatttgcgctaaaaattgtatttaaaagcTATTGagaactagggacttccctggtggtccagtggttaataatccacgcttccactgcagggggcatgggtttgatccctggtcgggaactaagatcccacatgctacgcagtgtggccaaaaagaaaaaaaaattattgacaaCTAATTTAACTTTATAACTAAGTTTGCAGAGTAATGTTTTTTTTTAGTCAAAAGATATATTTGAAGAAGCTTACTGATTTTCTAAATTAAgctttatattataaacattttcttatgcCATTAAAAAttactcagggacttccctggtggcgcactggttaggaatctgcctgccaatgcagggacacgggtttgagccctggtctgggaagatcccacatgccgtggagcaactaagcccgtgtgccacaactacagagtctgtgctctggagcccgtgaaccacaactactgaaccccatgcgcctagaacctgtgctctgcaacaagagaaaccactgcaatgagaaacccaggcaccgcaacaaagagtagcccccgctcgccacaactagagaaagcccacgcgcagcaacaaagacctaatgcagccaaatataaataaacaaataaattaattaattttttttaaaaagacagatttaGATAAAAgacaacttaagaaaaaaaaaaaagaatccacctgccagtgcaggggacacgagttcgatccctggtccgggaagatcccacatgccgcagaacaactaagcccatgcgccacaactactgagcctgcgctctagagcctgtgagccacaactactgagcccgtgtgccacaactactgaagtccacacgcctagagcccgtgctgcacaacaagagaagccaccgcaatgagaagcccacgcaccacaacgaaaagtagcccctgctcaccgcaactagagaaagcctgtgcacagcaacgaagacccaacacagccaaaaataaataaataaatgaacttaaaaatattaCTCAAATAAAACATCTACAATGCCTGTATAATGTTCTAGTCTATGGATGTAGCCTTGtttaacattttagtttttttagattaagaatatttcaaaagggcttccctggtgg carries:
- the LOC118896355 gene encoding interferon omega-2-like gives rise to the protein MDWFTGRPDASETNEEDLSNLLSEGHLWQTVDGSQLQKAQAISVLHKMFQQIFHLFHTEHSSATWDTSLLDKLHTGLHQQLEDLDACLVQVMGEEESALGMTGPTLAVKRYFQGIHLYLKKKKDSDLAWEIVRVEIMCSFSSYSNFQGRLRRPHQVLTVKVKEEPPGASSGDQSC
- the LOC118896943 gene encoding interferon alpha-1-like, producing MAPTLSFLLALVLLSCNSTCSLGCDLPQTHSLASRRNLMLLQQMRRISPFSCLKDRKDFGFPQEAFGGNQFQKAQAIAVVHETIQQTFQLFSTEGSAAAWDETLLDKFCTALYQQLTDLQACVMQEAGLEGTPLLKEDSILAVRKYFHRITVYLQEKKYSPCAWEIVRAEVMRSFSSSTNLQERLRRKE